A stretch of DNA from Nocardioides sp. Arc9.136:
CGGCGAGACGAGCACGCCGTCCACCCCGGACGCCAGGGCGTGGCGGCCGAGCTCGGCGCTCTGCTCGGCGGTGTACGCCGTGCAGCCCACGATGACGCGCAGGCGGCCGGCGGCCTGGGCCGCGGCGGCCTCGGCGACCTGTCGCCGCTCGTCGTCGGTCTGGGAGAACCACTCGCCGCAGGTGCCGTTGACGACGATGCCGTGCATGCCCTCGGCCACGTAGTGGTCGACCAGCGCGGCGAGCGTGTCGAGGTCCAGGTCGCCGTCGGCGGTGAACGGGGTCACGAAGGCCGGGAAGTAGCCCTGCCAGTCGACGTCGTCGCGGTTCATGTGTGCGTCTCTCCTCGGGTGGTGGGGCTCGCCGGGGGGGCGTCCCTCAGGTGTGCAGGCGGTCGAGCGCGTAGCGCTCGGGAAAAGGGTCGTGCTCGCCGGGTCGCACCATCTGCTCGGCGAGCTGGCGAGCGAACATCGGGCTGAAGGTGAAGCCGGTGCTGGCGACGCAGGCGTGGAAGCCCGGCACCCGCCGCGACTCCCCGACCACCGGGGACATGTCGTCGGTGAAGACGATGACGCCGGACCAGGTGCGCACCACGCGGGCGTCGCCGAGCCGGGGCACCACGTCGAGGGCGACGTTGACGTTGCCCGCGGCGCTCTGCCACCGGGTCGGGTAGCGGCGCGGGAGCGGCACGGCCGGCGAGGGCCAGCCGCCACCGATGATGAAGGTGCCCTGCTCGCTCTGCTTGAGGGTGAGCCGGCGCCCGATGTGCTGGACCATCGAGGGCAGCAGCGCCGGGCGGCGCTCGGTGACGTTCACGTGGAGGCCCTCGTGGCGCACGGGGAAGCGCAGGCCGACCATCGCGGCCAGCTCGCCGGACCAGGCGCCCGCGCAGTCCACGACGCGGTGCGCCCGCACGGGCCCGGCCGTGGTCTCGACGGTGAACCGGTGCGCCCCGCCGGCGTGCTGCTCGACGCTGCGGACGCCGACGTGGGTGCGCACCTCGGCGCCGTGCTCGACCGCGCGGGCGGCGTACAACGGGGTCACCGCCAGCGGGTTGGCGTGCCCCTCGGCCGGGCAGTACGTCGCCGCGAGGACGCGGTCGGAGAAGTACGGCGCGCGGTCGCGCAGCTCCGCGCCCGTGACCACCTCGGTCTCGATGCCGGCGAGCAGCTCGAGCTCGTGCTTCTCGTGCAGCACGCGCACCTGCTCCGGGGTCTCGGCGACCATCCAGCCGCCGGTCTGGTGGAGGTCCACCGACCCGTCGAGCTCGCGGTCGAGGTCCTGCCACAGCGCGTAGGCCTCGAGGCTCAGCCGGGCGTCGGCGAGCAGCCGGTCCCGGTCCGCGCCGGTCCCCTTGCCCGAGAGCTGGTGGATGGCCAGCTGGAGGTGGAAGCTGCCGGCGTTGGTGCCGGAGGCCTCGCGGTTCAGCTCGCCACGGTCGAGCAGCACCACCTCGACGCCCTCCCGGGCGAGGTAGTAGGCCACGGCGGCGCCGGCGATCCCGCCGCCGACGACGACCACGTCGGTCTCCTCCGGCAGCGGCGCGCGGAGGGAGGCGAGGGGTGGCACGGCGGCCGTCACGAGCGGTCCTCCTGCTCGGCGACGAACAGGCCGGGATCGGCGACGGTGGCGTCGGCGATCGCCCGGATGGGCACGGGCCGCAGCGGCATCCGCGGGGTCGCCAGGTCGATCTCCCCCACCGGACGGCCGTGGGTGCGGGCGACGAGCGCGGCGACGTGGCGCTGGCAGTTGCGGCCCTGGCAGGGGCCCATGCCGGCGCGCGTGACCGCCTTGACCACGCTGACGTCGTCGGTCGAGGCGACGGCCCGCACGAGCTCCTGCTGGCGGACGTTCTCGCAGCGGCACACCGTCGTGGTGTCGTCGGCGAGCTCGTGGATGCCGTCGCCGACCCGGTACATCCGCCGGGTCGCACGGGCCAGTGCCCGTCGGCGGCGCAGCCGGCGGCGCGGTCCGGCCGCGCGGTCCTCGACGGTCGCCCGGTCGAGCACGCCGGCGTCGAGCGCCACGCCGAGGGCGGCGAGCTCCCCCTCGTCGATCGCGACGTAGGAGCCCTCCACGCCGGTGCCGTCGCCCGCGGCGTACACGCCCGTGGTCGAGGTGCGGCCCCAGTCGTCCTTGGTGACCACCCGGCCACCGAGGTCCTCGTCGTGCTCGGTCGAGCAGTCCAGCAGGCGCAGCAGCTCCAGCGAGGGGACGAAGCCGTAGCCGACGCACAGGACGTCCGCCTCGACGGTCTCCTCGGTGCCCGGCACGGGCCGCCAGTCGCGGTCGACGGCGGCGTGGACGACGCGCTCCACGCGTCCCTCGCCCTCGGCACGGACGACGATGCGGCCGTAGTGCAGCGGCACGCGGTGGCGGAGCAGGCCCCCGCGGTAGCGGGCGGCGTCGCGCAGCAGCGAGGTGTTCCCGCGCAGCGCCGCGGCGACCCGCAGCGCGTCACCGGGGCGCGGCGCGGGGCCGGCCTCGAGGGCGGCCACGAGGTGCGCGCCGTAGTGCGCGAGCTGGGCGGGGAAGGCGAGCGCGACCGGGCCGGAGCCGGCGAAGACCATCCGCCGCCCCGGGAGCACGGCCTGGCTCTTGGCCATCGACTGCATGCCGCCGGCGGTCACGACGCCCGGCAGGGTCCAGCCAGGGAAGACCACCGGCCGGTCGTGCGCGCCGGGTGCGACGAGGACGCGGCGGGCGCGCAGGGTGGTGGCCGGCTCGCCGTCCCGGACGAGCACGACCGCGAAGCCGTCCTCCTCCTGCTCGGCCGCCACGACCGAGGTGCGCAGCGCGACCGCGGCCTCCGAGCGCTCGACCGAGGCGATCAACGACCGGCCCGAGCGGGTCTGGCGGTCGGCCGCAGCCGGGTCCGTGACGGTGAAGCCCGGACCCGGCTGCTTGTAGATCTGGCCGCCCAGCGACGGCCGCTCGTCGACGAGCAGCACCTGCATGCCCGTCCCCGCCGCCGTCCGGGCGGCGGACATCCCTGCGGGTCCGCCCCCCACGACGAGGAGGTCGAGGTGCTGCGCGTCGTCAGGCACAGGTCAGCACCCACCCGGCATGGTCGGGAAGTCGTCGACGCCGAAGTTCTTGCTGTACGCCGCGGCGAGGTCGCCGCCCTCCTGCGCGTCGCACAGGAACTCGTCGAGCTGCTCGACCAGGGCGGTGTTGCCCTTCTGGACCGCCCAGCTGCCGTAGCCGATGGCCAGCGGCTCGGGCAGGTCGGCGACCTTCAGCTCGCCCTCGTTGGCCTCGATGTACTGCGCGAGGATGTAGTCCTCGAGCACGGCGCCCTGGGCACGACCGGTCGCGACCTCGAGCAGCGCGGAGTTCTGCTGGCCGAAGCCCTCCACCGACGCGTTCGGGAAGGTGTCCTTGGCCAGCTGCTCGCCGGAGGAGCCCTGGAGCGCGGTGATCGTGTTGCCCTCGACGTCGTAGTTCTCGATGGTGAACGGGCCCTCGTCGTCCTCCGGGACGGCCAGGACGCTGACGTAGGGGACGTACTCGCGGCTGAAGTCGACGACCTGCTTGCGCTCGTCGGTGGCCGTCAGGCCGACCGAGACCATGTCGAACTTCTTCGACTGCAGGCCGGGGATGAGGCCGTCGAAGTCGAGGTTGACGATGTCGAGCTCGACGCCCATCTCGTCGGCGAGCTGCTCGAGCAGGTCGACGTCGTAGCCGGCGGGCTCGTTGTTCTCGTCGAGGTACATCTCCGGCTCGAACTGGAGGTTCATGCCGACGGTGAGCACGCCGTCCTCCATCAGGCCCGAGCCACCGCCGGACCCCTCCTCGGAGGAGGCGTCGCTGTCACCGCCGCAGGCGGCGAGGGACAGGGCGAGGACGAGCGAGGTGCCGACGACGGCGGAGCGTCGCCACAGCGACGTACGGGTGTTTGCGGGCACAGCAGTTCCTTCCGGAGGGGTGTATCGGTGGTTGGTGCGGGATTGACCGGGCCACCGAGATCACCCGGACGTGTGTGGGTCAGGCCGCCAGCTCGGTGATGAGGGCCTGGATGCGCCGCTGCTTGCGGCCGCGCAGCAGCTTGGAGACGCCGCCCTTCGGCGGGCTGGAGAGCGAGGCCTCGAGCAGCCGGAAGAGGAGGTCGACACCGAAAGCCGCGAGCACGTAGATGGCGGCGGCCGCCGTGTAGAGGACGAAGGGCTGGAAGGTCTGGGCGTTGACGTTCTGGGTGACCCGGACGACCTCGAGCAGCCCGATGACCGTGAAGGTCGAGGTGTCCTTGATCATCCCGATGAACATGCTGCCGATGTTGGGCAGCGCGATCTTGAACGCCTGCGGGGCGACCACGGAGGAGAAGATCCGGGCGTCGCGCATGCCGAGGGCCTGGCCGGCCTCGCGGTGGCCGTGGGGCACCGCCTGGAGGGCGGCGCGGAAGATCTCGGCCATGAACGCGCTGTAGAGCAGCGAGAGCGCGATGACACCGGCCTGGAAGACGCTGAAGTTCACCCCGAGCAGCAGCGAGACGCCGAAGTAGATCCAGATGACCGTGACCAGCGCCGGCATGCCGCGGAAGACGTTGATGTAGATCGCCGCGATCCACGACATCGGTGCCTTGCCCATCCGCAGGATGGCCAGGCCCAGGCCGCCGACCGTCGCGATGACCAGGGCGACGACCGACACCTCGAGGGCGGTGAGCAGTCCTCGGAGCAGGTCGCCCCGGTAGTCCCAGACGAGGGACCAGTCGTAGTCGGTGATTCCCATCAGCGCACCGCCCGGATGAAGTCGCGGGTGCGCGGGTTGGAGGGCTCGTCGAAGATCTCGGCGGCCCCCGTCTCCACGATCGCACCCTGGTCCATGAACACGTTGAGGTCGCCGATCTCGCGGGCGAACCCGAGCTCGTGGGTGACGACGACCATGGTCATCCCGGCGTCGGCGAGCTCGTGCATGACGCGGAGCACCTCGCCGACCAGCTCGGGGTCGAGCGCGGAGGTCGGCTCGTCGAACAGCATCACCTTGGGGTCCTGGCTCAGCGCCCGCGCGATCGCGACCCGCTGCTGCTGACCGCCGGAGAGCTGGCCGGGGTAGTGGGCGGCCCGCTGGAGCAGGCCGACCTGGCGCAGCGACTCCGCCGCGCGGCGCATCGCGTCCTCCTTGCTCATCCCCTTGACCGACCGCAGCGGCAGCGCGACGTTGTCGAGCGCCGTGAGGTGGGGGAAGAGGTTGAACTGCTGGAAGACCATTCCGACCTTGCGGCGCAGCTCCATCGGCTTGCCCCGGCGCACCGACTTCTCGCCGGCGAAGCCCGGGCCGTACTCGACGCCGTCGACGCAGACGGAGCCGCAGTCGGGCTCCTCGAGCAGGTTGATGCTGCGCAGGACCGTCGACTTGCCCGACCCGGAGGGTCCGAACAGGACGACGTGCTCGCCGGCGTGCACGTCGAGGTCGATGCCGTGCAGGACCTCCAGGCTGCCGAAGGACTTCTTCAGCCCGCGCATCCGCACGACCGGCTCGCCGGCGGCGGCGGTGGACGCGAGCGGGCCCCGGGCCGTGGCCGGCGACGCCGGGACGGACGCGTGGGAGGCCGGCTCGGCGGGCGTCGCGGCGGACCCGTCGGGCGGCAGCGCCGGCGGGGTGACCGGCGGGGTCACCGCGTCGGTCGTGACGGCACTCGGGCCGGTGGGTTCGAGGGTGCTCATGCGCGTACCTCCGTCACGCAGACGTACAGGTCGTCGGGGTCCTTGAAGTAGGCGTAGCGCCAGGTGCCGCCCTCGCCGACGTCGAGCGCGGCGGGCTCGCCGACCAGCTCGATGCCGAGACCACCGAGGTGGTCGACCGCGCTCTCGAGGCAGCGTGCGCCGATCGCGAACTCGAAGGTGCCGAGGTGGCCCCACTCGCCGCGCATGTCGGGCGAGGCGGGGTAGTGCTGCACCGGCTCCAGGGCACCGCCGATGGGGCTGGTCAGCAGCATCATCCGCTGGCGCGGCGGCGTCCGGTCGCCGAACCAGGGGTGCATCGGCTCGAAGTACCCGTCGGACTCGAAGAGCTGGCCGGTGAAGCCGAGCGCCTGGTAGAAGGTGCGCGTCCGCTCGATGTCGGTGACGCCGAACGCCACGTGGTTGACCCCGTGCGGGCCGTCCTCGAGCGGCCAGCCGGCCGCCAGCGTGGACCACTCGATCAGCTCGATCTTGGCGCCGTCGGGGTCCTCGACGTACGACAGGCCGCAGTGGGTCTGGTACGGGTCGAGGTCGGCCTCGTTGGGGTCCATCAGGTTGGTGTGACCGCGCGCGACCAGCTCCGCGTGGAACTCGGCCTGGCCGTTGACGTGCACGCAGACCTCGCAGATGCCGGGCTCGCCCCACGCCTGGCCCTCGGGTCGGGGTGGGGGCGTCCGGTCGAGGACCTGGACCAGCTTCACGCCGGCCCGCCCGAGCACCGTCGGGGTCCCGGCACGCAGGTAGAGCACCCGGGCCCGGGTCTCCGCGTGCCCGGTGAGACCGGAGATCCCCGGCAGGGTCCCGGTGTAGTCGAAGGACTCGTCGGTGAAGCCCAGCTCGCCGTAGAACGACCGGGCCGCGTCGATGTCGGTGACACCGATGCCGATGTGGTCGAGGCCGACGAGGGTGCCGAACTGCCGGTGTGTCGGCGTGGAGACTGCCATCCGCGACGAATTCCTCTCGGAGTGGGGACGCATCGGGGAGGATGTTCGCAGATCGGTGTGATGTGCGCAATACGTACGGACTAACCGCTTTGCGTTTTTTTGTGCGCTTGACGCACACCTGACGGCTCGCGACACTGACCTCGTGCCGATCGCCCTCGGGGTCAAGCTGCCCCACACCGGACCCGTCGATCCTTCCTCGATCCCCGCCCGCGCGCGTGCGTTGGAGGAGGCCGGTTTCGACTCGTTGTGGGTCAGTGACCACGTCGTGATGCCGATGACGATCGGGTCCTACTACCCCTTCGCCGACGACGGCCGGGCGCCCTGGACCGGCGACATCCCCTACGTCGAGGCGCTCGTCGCTCTCGCCGCCGCCGCCGTTGCCACCGAGCGGGTGCGGCTGGGGACGGCCGTGCTGGTCCTGCCCCAGCGCAACCCGGTGCTCCTCGCCAAGCAGGTCGCGAGCCTCGACGCCCTCAGCGGCGGCCGGATCGAGCTCGGGGTCGGCGCGGGCTGGCTCCAGGAGGAGTTCGCCGCGCTCGACTCGCCGTTCGAGGAGCGGGGCAAGCGGATGGAGGCCTGGCTCGGGCTCCTCCGCGACCTGTGGACCGGTCGCCCGGCGGCCAACGACGGGGTCTACCCGCTGGCCGACGGCCTGGTGCAGCTGCCCGCCCCCCCGCACCCCGTCCCGCTCCTCGTCGGTGGGCACACCAAGGCCGCCTTCCGCCGCGCCGGTTCGCTCGGCGACGGCTGGCTGGCCCAGCAGGCCGTGCCGGCCCTCGACGTCGACCACCTGGCCACCGAGGTCGACGCGGTGCGCGCCCAGGCCGAGAAGGCCGGCAAGGACCCCGCCGCCCTCCGCTTCGTCCTGCGCCTGGTCGAGTCGACCGGGCAGGAGGCGGTCGTCGCCTCACGACTGGCCGACCTCGACGCCATCGGGTTCCACGAGGTCGTCGTGGACACCGCTCTGGACGGCGACCCGGCAGCGGTCCTCGACGTCCTGCGCGAGGCCACCCGGTGACCACCGCTGCCCCCGAGGCACCCCTCCTGCCCGGTCGTCGCGTCCTGGTCACCGGCGCCCGGCGCGGCCTCGGCGCTGCCATGGTCGAGACCTTCGCCGCGATGGGGGCCGGCGGCGTCGCCGTCGACCTCCCGGGCACCCCCTGGACGCTCCCGGCCGGGTGGACCGGAGTCGACGCGGACGTCACCGACGAGGCGCAGGTCGCCGGCGCGGTCGCGCACGCGGCCGGCCACCCGGACGGCATCGACGGCGTGGTCGCCGCGGCCGGCGTCGTACCCACCTGGCAGGAGCCGGGCGACCTCGACCTCGACGACCTCGACCGGGTCCTCTCGGTCAACGTGCGCGGCGTCGCCGCCGTGCTCAAGCACGCGGGCGCGGTCCTGCGGCCAGGGTCCTCCGTCGTGGTCGTCGGCTCGCTGAACTCCTGGCGCGGCGACCCGCGGATCTGGTCCTACGTCGCCAGCAAGCACGCCGCCCTCGGCCTCGCCCGCTCCGCGGCGGCCGCGCTGGGCCCCGACGGGGTGCGGGTCAACTGCGTCGCCCCGGGGCCGGTCGCGACCGACGCCCTGCTGGACCGGATGCGCTCGCGGGTCGGCAGCACCGGCCTGAGTCCCGAGCAGGCGCTCGCCGCGGCCGCGGACCAGACCGCGCTGCGGCGCACCGCGACGACGGCGGACGTGGTCAATGCGACCGCGTTCCTCCTCAGCGACCTCGCCGCGGGCATCACCGGCCAGCTGCTGCCCGTGGACGGAGGCCTCCTGTGAGCGCCTCCGCGACACCCGCACCCACCGGCGCGCTGGCCGGTCGCACCGTCCTGCTGACCGGCGCCTCCGGCGGCATCGGCTCCGCGACGGCGCGGGCCCTGCTCGCGGCCGGCGCCGACGTCGTCGGCCAGTACCGCACCGGGCGGGCGGCGGCCGAGGCCGCCGTCGCCGGACCGCACCGCGACCGGGCGCATCTCCTGGAGGGCGACCTGTCCGGGCCGGACGCCGCGCGCCGGCTCTGGGCCGACGCGGAGGCGGTGCGTCCGATCGACGTCGTCGTCGTCAACGCCGCCACGATGGCGCCCACCCCCTTCGACGGGACCGACGAGGAGTGGGACGCCGGCTGGGAGCAGTCGCTGGCCGTCAACGTCCTCGGCGCCGGCGCCCTGCTGCGCGAGGCCGTCCGCGCCTTCGCCGGCCGGGGCGGCGGCACCGCCGTCGTGGTCTCGAGCTGGGCCGCCGAACAGGGCTCGCGGATCCTCGACGTCAGCGGGTACGCCGCGTCCAAGGCGGCGATCCGCAACCTCGCGCAGACGCTCGCCCGCCACCACGCCCGCGCGGGGGTCCGGGTCCACGTCGTGGCGCCCGGCGTCGTCGACGCCGGCATGGGTATCGCCGACCAGGACTCTGAGCACCGGCAGGCCGTCGCCGAGGGACTGGCCATGGGGCGCCTCGTCTCACCGGACGAGGTCGCCTCCCTGATCACCTACCTGGCGTCCGACGCGTGTCCTAGTCTCTCCGGGGCCACGCTGGACCTGAACGGTGCGTCCTATGTCCGGTGAAGTGGATGGGAGAACTCGGGTGGCGACGACGAGGTCGAGCGATGTCGACGAGCAGGCGGAGGCCGCGATGACGGAGCCGGCGATGGCGGAGTCCGAGGAGGCCTCGAGCGGGAAGCACCGCGACTTCGTGCAGTCGCTCGAGCGCGGGCTGGCGATCATCCGGGTCTTCGACGCCGACCGGCCCCGGCTGACGGTCTCCGAGATCGCCCACCTCGCCGGCCTCACCCGGGCCGCCGTGCGCCGCTTCCTGTTCACCCTCACCGAGCTCGGCTACGTCCAGACCCACCGTGACGGCTACCAGCTGACCCCGCAGGTGCTGGAGCTCGGCTACTCCTACCTCTCCTCGCTGACCTTCCCCGACGCCGCCTTGCCGCACCTCGAGCGGCTGGTCGCCGAGACCGGCGAGGCCAGCGAGGGCTCGGTCCTGGACCGCGGCGACGTCGTGTACGTCGTGCGGGTGCCCGGGCCGGCCCTGATGACGATCTCGGTCAGCATCGGCGCCCGCCGGCCGGCGTACGCGACGTCGATGGGGCGGGTGCTGCTGGCGAACCTGCCGCCGGCCCAGCTCGACGCCTACCTCGAGAACACCCACCTGGACCCGATCCTCCCGAACACGATCACCGACGTGACCGCCCTCCGCGAGGAGCTCTCGAAGGTCAGGCAGCAGGGGTACGCCCTGGTCGACCAGGAGCTCGAGATCGGCCTGGTCGCGATCGCGGTTCCCGTCCGCGACCGGCACGGGCGCACCCGCGCGGCGGTCAACCTCTCCACCCACATCGGGCGCAGGTCCGCCGCCGACATGGTGGCGCTCGCGCCGCGGGTGCAGCAGGCCGCCGCCGACATCGAGCTGGGCATGCGCCACTCCGTCAGCTGGTCCGACTAGCCACCCGGGCCCCGCGCCACCCCCAGCCGTCACCACCCGAGGACCCGCGACCCGGCGGGTCGCGCGGTCCGTCACGCCCTCCTGCAAGAGAGGCCGGCATGTCCTCCGACCCGACGGGGCCTCCCGTGCGCGCCCGCACGGCCGTCGCCTTCGTGGCGCTCGGCCTGGTGTGGGGCACCACCCCGCTGACCATCAAGGCCGGCCTGCTGGCGGACTGGCAGCCGCTGTGGTTCTGCGCGCTGCGGCTGCTCGGCGCCGCGGTCGTGCTGGCGCCGCTGCTGCTGACGTCGTACGCCGGGCGGCCGCTGGGTCCGGCCGGCTGGCGGGTGATCTGGCCCGTCGGGGTCTTCGGCATGGCGGTCAACTTCGGCGTCACGGTGTGGGGCCAGCAGTTCATCGGCGCGGCGTTGGCCAGCCTCATCGCCGGCACCCAGCCGGTGACGACCGCGCTGGTCGTCCACCTCGCCCAGCGCCGGGTGCCGACCCGACGGTTCGCCGCCGGCCTGACCCTCGGGATGGTCGGCATGGTGGTCGTCTTCCGCGGCGCCGGGGTGCCGGGCCCGAGCGCGGCCGCGGGCGCCGCCGCCGTGCTGGCCGGGGTCACGATCTACGGCGCGGTCTTCGTCTACATCAAGGCCCGCCTCGGCGGGCTCAACCTGCTCCGCGTCGTCGCGGGCCAGAACCTCATCGGCGGTGCCCTGGTCGCGCTCGCCGCGGTGGCGTTCGAGGGGTCGGTGCGGCTGCCCGGCGGGACGCAGGCCTGGTCGGCCTACACCTACCTGACGCTGGTCAGCTCGATCGTCGCCCTGCTCCTGGCCAACTGGCTCATCGGCCGGATGGGTGCCGCGCGGTTCAGCGTGCTGTCGTTCGTGACCCCGCTGGTCGGGGTGGCCGCCGGCGTCGTCCTGCTCGACGAGACCCTCGACGGACCGACCCTCGTGGGAGCCGCGCTGGTCGGCACGGCGCTCCTCGCCACCCTCGGCCCGGAGGCGGAGGCAGTAGGACCGCTGCCGGCCGGCGAGACCGCTCGCCCCGACGGACCGCAGGGCGGCCCCTGAGGGGCACCGATCCGCCCTAGCCCAGTGACCTGGACCGGACAGGCGCCGGGCGCTCCTCCCGGGCGACGGCGTCGAGGAGCGCCAGCGCGTGCTGGGCCGCGCTGCCCTCCGCTGCGGTGTAGGTCAGCAGGCGGTGCCCGGGGTTGTCGGGCAGGTGGAGGACCTCGAAGCCGAGCTCGACGGCCCCGATCTCGGGGTGGTCGAGCCGCTTGCTCCCGCTCGTGCAGCTGTGGACGGGGTGCTTGGCCCACAGGCGCGCGAAGTCGCGGCTGCTGATGCAGAGCTCGCCGACGAGGTCGGTGAGCTTCCGGTCATCGGTGTGACGACCGGCGACGAGCCGCAGGGAGGCCACGGCCCGCGACGCCTCCTCGTCCCAGTCCGCGTAGAGCTCGCGGGTGTGGGGGTCGAGGAAGAGCATGCGGGTGAGGTTCGGCCGGACGCCGGCCTCCTCGGGAGCTGCCCGGTCGACGTGCCCGGCGACGAGAGCGTGGCCCAGCCGGTTCCAGGCGAGCACCTCGGTCGAGCGGCCCAGGACGACGGCAGGGACGGCGGTCATGGCCTCGATCAGGTGCCTGGTGCCGGCGCGCACGTGGTCCCGCCTGGGGCTGCGGAGAGGCGTGGCGGCCCGCGGGCGCGCCAGGTCGTGGAGGTGGGCCCTCTCGTCCTCGCTGAGGGCGAGTGCCCGCGCGAGGGCGTCGACGACCGACGCCGAGGCGTTCGTGCTCTGCCCCTGCTCCAGCCGCGTGTAGTAGGTGGCGCTCACACCCGCGAGCAGCGCCAGCTCCTCACGCCGCAGGCCGGGCACGCGGCGCGCCCCGTGGGACACGATGCCGGCGTCCTCGGGCGTGATGCGTGCCCGACGCGACCTCAGGAACTCCCCGAGCGCAGCCGGGGGCGGTGCTCCTCGTCCATCCACCCGCCCAGTGTCGCCCGAGGACGCGACAGGCGCCTGTCCCTGGCAGGGGTAGGCACGGCCGGCGTAGGCGCGCCGGGCGTGGGCGGGCCGGGGGCCTGGCTGACCTCCGGCGGCTGTCGGACGCTCGTCCGCAGCACGACCCCAGCCCTCGCCCAGCCCTCGACCGGAACGGACCCGCGCATGTCGCACCTCGACGAGCACGCCCCACCGACGCCCTCCGCACCCGGCCCTCCCGCCACCGGCGCCGCGACGAGCGGTCGCGAGCGCCTGGTCCTGGCGGTGCTGCTGACCGCCGGTTTTACGCTCGCGGTGGACTTCTCCATCCTCAACGTCGCCCTGCCCGCCATCGGCACGGACGTGGGGTTCGCGCTGGAGGACCTGCAGTGGGTGACCACGTCGTTCGCCCTGTTCGCAGCCGGCTTCACCCTGTTGTTCGGACGGGTCGCGGACCTGTTCGGACGCCGCCGGCTGTTCCTGCTCGGCATGGTCCTGCTCGCCGTCTCCTCGCTGGTCGGAGGTCTGGCCACGACTCCCGGGGTCCTGGTCGCGGCCCGGGTCGCCCAGGGCCTCGCGACCGCGATCGTCACCCCGGCGGCGCTGTCCCTGCTCACCACGTCGTTCGCCGAGGGACCTCGTCGCGACCGCGCGCTGGGACTCAACGGCGCGCTCATGGCCGCGGGGTTCACCACGGGGGCCGTGCTCGGCGGCGTGCTCACCGACCTGCTCTCCTGGAGGTGGGCGTTCCACGTCAACGTCGTCGTC
This window harbors:
- a CDS encoding FAD-dependent oxidoreductase; this translates as MPDDAQHLDLLVVGGGPAGMSAARTAAGTGMQVLLVDERPSLGGQIYKQPGPGFTVTDPAAADRQTRSGRSLIASVERSEAAVALRTSVVAAEQEEDGFAVVLVRDGEPATTLRARRVLVAPGAHDRPVVFPGWTLPGVVTAGGMQSMAKSQAVLPGRRMVFAGSGPVALAFPAQLAHYGAHLVAALEAGPAPRPGDALRVAAALRGNTSLLRDAARYRGGLLRHRVPLHYGRIVVRAEGEGRVERVVHAAVDRDWRPVPGTEETVEADVLCVGYGFVPSLELLRLLDCSTEHDEDLGGRVVTKDDWGRTSTTGVYAAGDGTGVEGSYVAIDEGELAALGVALDAGVLDRATVEDRAAGPRRRLRRRRALARATRRMYRVGDGIHELADDTTTVCRCENVRQQELVRAVASTDDVSVVKAVTRAGMGPCQGRNCQRHVAALVARTHGRPVGEIDLATPRMPLRPVPIRAIADATVADPGLFVAEQEDRS
- a CDS encoding ABC transporter substrate-binding protein, translated to MPANTRTSLWRRSAVVGTSLVLALSLAACGGDSDASSEEGSGGGSGLMEDGVLTVGMNLQFEPEMYLDENNEPAGYDVDLLEQLADEMGVELDIVNLDFDGLIPGLQSKKFDMVSVGLTATDERKQVVDFSREYVPYVSVLAVPEDDEGPFTIENYDVEGNTITALQGSSGEQLAKDTFPNASVEGFGQQNSALLEVATGRAQGAVLEDYILAQYIEANEGELKVADLPEPLAIGYGSWAVQKGNTALVEQLDEFLCDAQEGGDLAAAYSKNFGVDDFPTMPGGC
- a CDS encoding amino acid ABC transporter permease — its product is MGITDYDWSLVWDYRGDLLRGLLTALEVSVVALVIATVGGLGLAILRMGKAPMSWIAAIYINVFRGMPALVTVIWIYFGVSLLLGVNFSVFQAGVIALSLLYSAFMAEIFRAALQAVPHGHREAGQALGMRDARIFSSVVAPQAFKIALPNIGSMFIGMIKDTSTFTVIGLLEVVRVTQNVNAQTFQPFVLYTAAAAIYVLAAFGVDLLFRLLEASLSSPPKGGVSKLLRGRKQRRIQALITELAA
- a CDS encoding amino acid ABC transporter ATP-binding protein; its protein translation is MRGLKKSFGSLEVLHGIDLDVHAGEHVVLFGPSGSGKSTVLRSINLLEEPDCGSVCVDGVEYGPGFAGEKSVRRGKPMELRRKVGMVFQQFNLFPHLTALDNVALPLRSVKGMSKEDAMRRAAESLRQVGLLQRAAHYPGQLSGGQQQRVAIARALSQDPKVMLFDEPTSALDPELVGEVLRVMHELADAGMTMVVVTHELGFAREIGDLNVFMDQGAIVETGAAEIFDEPSNPRTRDFIRAVR
- a CDS encoding VOC family protein — protein: MAVSTPTHRQFGTLVGLDHIGIGVTDIDAARSFYGELGFTDESFDYTGTLPGISGLTGHAETRARVLYLRAGTPTVLGRAGVKLVQVLDRTPPPRPEGQAWGEPGICEVCVHVNGQAEFHAELVARGHTNLMDPNEADLDPYQTHCGLSYVEDPDGAKIELIEWSTLAAGWPLEDGPHGVNHVAFGVTDIERTRTFYQALGFTGQLFESDGYFEPMHPWFGDRTPPRQRMMLLTSPIGGALEPVQHYPASPDMRGEWGHLGTFEFAIGARCLESAVDHLGGLGIELVGEPAALDVGEGGTWRYAYFKDPDDLYVCVTEVRA
- a CDS encoding TIGR03619 family F420-dependent LLM class oxidoreductase — encoded protein: MPIALGVKLPHTGPVDPSSIPARARALEEAGFDSLWVSDHVVMPMTIGSYYPFADDGRAPWTGDIPYVEALVALAAAAVATERVRLGTAVLVLPQRNPVLLAKQVASLDALSGGRIELGVGAGWLQEEFAALDSPFEERGKRMEAWLGLLRDLWTGRPAANDGVYPLADGLVQLPAPPHPVPLLVGGHTKAAFRRAGSLGDGWLAQQAVPALDVDHLATEVDAVRAQAEKAGKDPAALRFVLRLVESTGQEAVVASRLADLDAIGFHEVVVDTALDGDPAAVLDVLREATR
- a CDS encoding SDR family oxidoreductase gives rise to the protein MTTAAPEAPLLPGRRVLVTGARRGLGAAMVETFAAMGAGGVAVDLPGTPWTLPAGWTGVDADVTDEAQVAGAVAHAAGHPDGIDGVVAAAGVVPTWQEPGDLDLDDLDRVLSVNVRGVAAVLKHAGAVLRPGSSVVVVGSLNSWRGDPRIWSYVASKHAALGLARSAAAALGPDGVRVNCVAPGPVATDALLDRMRSRVGSTGLSPEQALAAAADQTALRRTATTADVVNATAFLLSDLAAGITGQLLPVDGGLL
- a CDS encoding SDR family NAD(P)-dependent oxidoreductase, whose amino-acid sequence is MSASATPAPTGALAGRTVLLTGASGGIGSATARALLAAGADVVGQYRTGRAAAEAAVAGPHRDRAHLLEGDLSGPDAARRLWADAEAVRPIDVVVVNAATMAPTPFDGTDEEWDAGWEQSLAVNVLGAGALLREAVRAFAGRGGGTAVVVSSWAAEQGSRILDVSGYAASKAAIRNLAQTLARHHARAGVRVHVVAPGVVDAGMGIADQDSEHRQAVAEGLAMGRLVSPDEVASLITYLASDACPSLSGATLDLNGASYVR
- a CDS encoding IclR family transcriptional regulator C-terminal domain-containing protein: MATTRSSDVDEQAEAAMTEPAMAESEEASSGKHRDFVQSLERGLAIIRVFDADRPRLTVSEIAHLAGLTRAAVRRFLFTLTELGYVQTHRDGYQLTPQVLELGYSYLSSLTFPDAALPHLERLVAETGEASEGSVLDRGDVVYVVRVPGPALMTISVSIGARRPAYATSMGRVLLANLPPAQLDAYLENTHLDPILPNTITDVTALREELSKVRQQGYALVDQELEIGLVAIAVPVRDRHGRTRAAVNLSTHIGRRSAADMVALAPRVQQAAADIELGMRHSVSWSD